A genomic segment from Limibacillus halophilus encodes:
- a CDS encoding cell division protein ZapA → MAQVTLTVNGRNYEVACGDGEEERIRSLSREIDARVRAMAEAVGQVGEARLLLMTSLIMADEMKEMSAGGGGNGTANGTTVNEEELNERENAIAAEEKRLSEMVVQLDSYAERLETIAERLVQA, encoded by the coding sequence ATGGCTCAGGTAACCTTGACGGTCAATGGCCGTAATTACGAAGTGGCCTGTGGCGACGGCGAGGAGGAGCGCATCCGCAGCCTGTCCCGTGAGATCGATGCCAGGGTGCGGGCGATGGCCGAAGCGGTTGGGCAGGTGGGCGAGGCGCGTTTGCTTTTGATGACAAGCTTGATCATGGCCGACGAGATGAAGGAAATGAGTGCCGGAGGTGGTGGTAATGGCACTGCGAACGGCACAACGGTGAACGAGGAAGAGTTGAACGAGCGCGAAAATGCCATCGCGGCCGAGGAAAAGAGACTCTCGGAAATGGTTGTTCAGCTCGATTCCTATGCCGAACGACTGGAAACTATTGCCGAAAGGCTCGTACAAGCCTAA
- the tkt gene encoding transketolase — MANAIRFLSMDAVQRANSGHPGMPMGMADVATVLFRQFLKYDSQRPDWPDRDRFVLSAGHGSMLLYSLLHLTGYKDMTLEDLKNFRQLGSRTAGHPEYGHAAGIETTTGPLGQGLGNAVGMAMAERLLASRFGADLVDHYTYCLVGDGCLMEGISHEAIALAGHLKLNKLIVLFDDNGISIDGPVTLTDTVDQPKRFEAAGWNTLSVDGHDPKAVAQAIEQAKGSDLPTMIACRTTIGFGAPTKAGSEKTHGAPLGDEEIAGAREKLGWPHEPFVIPADVLDAWRAAGARGAAEATAWDARLAARDPEQRKRFSDQMAGKLPEGWTAALEKFKEEVVANKPKAATRVSSQQVLDCIADALPGLVGGSADLTGSNNTRAKSQQPVTAEDFSGGYVHYGVREHGMAAAMNGLALHGGIIPYGGTFLVFTDYCRPSIRLSALMKQRVVYVMTHDSIGLGEDGPTHQPVEHLASLRAIPNLLVMRPCDAIETAECWQLALEQQDRPSVLALTRQGLPTLRVDSGENYCAHGAYILQTAEDGQRAVTLIASGSEVAIACEARAKLQEMGISAAVVSMPCWELFLEQPAHYRDEVLGPGTLHIALEAASGFGWNRWVGLEGSFVGMTGFGASAPADALYKEFRITADEVVRRVKAAL, encoded by the coding sequence ATGGCAAACGCCATAAGATTTCTCTCCATGGATGCCGTCCAACGCGCCAATTCCGGCCACCCCGGAATGCCCATGGGTATGGCCGATGTCGCGACCGTTCTTTTTAGGCAATTTCTTAAGTACGACTCGCAACGCCCTGATTGGCCAGATAGAGATCGCTTCGTGCTATCGGCTGGTCACGGCTCGATGTTGCTTTACAGCCTGCTCCACCTGACCGGATACAAGGATATGACGCTGGAGGACTTGAAAAACTTCCGCCAGCTAGGAAGCCGGACTGCGGGCCATCCGGAGTATGGCCATGCGGCCGGTATCGAAACCACCACCGGGCCACTTGGTCAGGGGTTGGGGAACGCTGTCGGCATGGCCATGGCCGAGCGTCTGTTGGCGAGTCGATTCGGCGCGGACCTAGTAGATCATTATACCTACTGCTTGGTCGGCGACGGCTGCCTGATGGAGGGCATCAGTCACGAGGCCATCGCACTGGCCGGGCATCTAAAGCTCAACAAGCTGATCGTCCTCTTCGACGACAATGGCATTTCAATCGACGGCCCGGTCACGCTGACTGATACGGTTGACCAACCGAAGCGGTTCGAGGCGGCAGGCTGGAACACTCTTTCGGTAGACGGCCACGACCCCAAAGCGGTTGCTCAGGCCATCGAACAGGCAAAGGGTAGCGACCTGCCGACGATGATTGCCTGCCGCACCACCATCGGTTTCGGCGCCCCGACCAAAGCAGGCTCGGAGAAAACCCACGGTGCGCCGCTCGGTGACGAGGAAATTGCCGGTGCGCGGGAAAAGCTGGGCTGGCCGCACGAGCCCTTTGTAATTCCCGCGGATGTGCTTGACGCCTGGCGCGCCGCTGGTGCACGCGGCGCAGCCGAAGCAACGGCCTGGGACGCGCGGCTGGCGGCCCGCGATCCGGAGCAGCGCAAGCGCTTCTCCGACCAGATGGCCGGCAAGCTACCCGAAGGCTGGACGGCTGCACTGGAAAAATTCAAGGAGGAGGTCGTCGCCAACAAGCCCAAAGCGGCCACGCGTGTTTCTTCACAACAGGTGCTCGACTGCATTGCCGATGCCCTGCCGGGCCTCGTCGGCGGGTCCGCCGACTTGACGGGATCGAACAACACCCGCGCCAAAAGCCAGCAACCCGTGACCGCCGAAGACTTCTCTGGTGGCTATGTTCATTACGGCGTGCGCGAACATGGTATGGCGGCCGCAATGAATGGTTTGGCGCTGCATGGCGGCATTATCCCCTATGGCGGCACCTTCCTTGTCTTTACCGATTATTGCCGACCGTCCATTCGTCTCTCGGCCTTGATGAAGCAACGCGTCGTCTATGTCATGACCCACGATTCGATCGGCCTTGGCGAAGACGGCCCGACCCATCAGCCGGTCGAGCACCTTGCAAGCCTGCGGGCCATTCCCAATCTCTTGGTGATGCGGCCCTGTGACGCGATTGAAACGGCTGAATGTTGGCAGCTTGCGCTGGAGCAACAGGATCGGCCGTCGGTGCTGGCGCTGACACGCCAGGGTCTGCCAACCCTTCGCGTCGATTCCGGCGAGAACTACTGCGCCCACGGCGCCTATATTCTTCAAACGGCGGAAGATGGGCAGCGCGCGGTCACGCTCATCGCGTCTGGCTCAGAGGTCGCGATCGCCTGTGAGGCGCGGGCGAAACTTCAGGAAATGGGTATTTCCGCAGCCGTCGTGTCCATGCCCTGCTGGGAGCTGTTCCTGGAGCAACCCGCGCACTATCGCGACGAGGTACTGGGGCCGGGAACACTTCACATCGCCCTGGAAGCGGCTTCCGGTTTCGGTTGGAACCGCTGGGTAGGATTGGAAGGCAGTTTCGTCGGCATGACCGGTTTTGGCGCTTCGGCACCTGCCGATGCCCTCTACAAGGAGTTCAGGATCACCGCTGATGAGGTGGTGCGTCGAGTAAAAGCCGCACTCTGA
- the gap gene encoding type I glyceraldehyde-3-phosphate dehydrogenase: protein MALRVGINGFGRIGRLVMRAAMESKRNDIEFVAINDLGSAKDNAHLLAFDSVHGRYPGTVSSTDQSITVDGHEVKVLSERDPASLPWGDLGVDIVLECTGIFASKEKASAHLKGGAKKVLVSAPATEADLTVVYGVNHQKLERGHTVVSNASCTTNCLVPVAHVLNQTVGIKHGFMTTVHSYTGDQQTVDTLHKDPARARAAAVSMIPTSTGAARAVGLVLPELKGKLDGTSIRVPTPNVSLIDLTFEANRGTSVEEINEAIAAAAAGPLKGVLETNNLPLVSVDFNHNKASSTVDLHETQVLDKTFVRVMSWYDNEWGFSNRMSDTAVVMGGLL from the coding sequence ATGGCACTTCGGGTAGGTATCAACGGTTTCGGGCGCATTGGCCGTCTGGTGATGCGCGCCGCCATGGAATCCAAGCGCAACGATATCGAGTTCGTTGCCATCAACGACCTCGGTTCCGCCAAGGACAACGCCCACTTACTGGCCTTCGACAGCGTGCACGGCCGTTATCCCGGAACCGTTTCCTCGACCGACCAAAGCATCACGGTCGATGGTCACGAAGTCAAAGTGCTGTCCGAGCGCGATCCCGCCAGCTTGCCGTGGGGCGACCTCGGCGTTGATATCGTGCTGGAGTGCACGGGCATTTTCGCAAGCAAGGAAAAAGCCAGCGCCCACCTGAAGGGCGGCGCAAAGAAGGTTCTGGTTTCTGCTCCGGCCACCGAAGCAGATCTCACCGTCGTTTACGGTGTTAACCACCAGAAGCTGGAGCGCGGGCATACTGTCGTCTCCAACGCTTCTTGCACCACGAACTGCCTTGTGCCGGTCGCTCACGTCCTTAATCAGACCGTGGGCATCAAGCACGGTTTCATGACGACCGTTCACTCCTATACCGGCGATCAGCAGACCGTCGACACCTTGCATAAGGACCCGGCCCGCGCCCGCGCGGCGGCGGTCTCCATGATTCCGACCTCGACCGGCGCTGCCCGCGCGGTCGGCCTGGTTCTGCCTGAGCTGAAAGGCAAGCTAGACGGTACGTCAATCCGCGTCCCGACGCCCAATGTCAGCCTGATCGACCTCACCTTCGAAGCCAATCGGGGTACCAGCGTCGAGGAGATCAATGAGGCGATCGCCGCAGCGGCGGCCGGCCCGCTCAAGGGCGTGTTGGAAACCAACAATCTGCCGCTGGTTTCCGTTGACTTCAATCACAACAAGGCGAGTTCGACCGTCGATCTGCATGAAACACAGGTTTTGGATAAGACCTTCGTGCGTGTCATGTCCTGGTACGACAACGAATGGGGCTTCTCCAACCGCATGAGCGATACCGCGGTGGTGATGGGCGGCTTGCTCTAG
- a CDS encoding VOC family protein yields MTGGKAMGRKANPINLKAIDHIVLRVSDLDRMIGFYQDVLGCRLERQQAAIGLYQLRAGECLIDLVEVDSELGRPGGAAPGDEGRNLDHVCLQVVPFDADAILTHLRSLGVEPSEIAKRYGALGYGPSIYIQDPEGNTVELKGPPSPPSN; encoded by the coding sequence ATGACCGGCGGGAAAGCGATGGGTAGGAAAGCCAACCCAATTAATCTCAAGGCCATCGATCACATCGTCCTTCGGGTTAGCGACCTGGATCGCATGATTGGGTTCTACCAGGACGTTCTCGGTTGCCGCCTTGAGCGTCAGCAGGCTGCCATTGGACTTTATCAGCTGCGCGCCGGAGAATGCTTGATCGATCTGGTTGAGGTGGACAGCGAGTTGGGTCGCCCAGGTGGCGCCGCACCGGGGGATGAGGGGCGCAATCTGGACCACGTATGCTTGCAGGTCGTGCCCTTTGACGCGGACGCCATCTTGACCCACCTTCGCAGCTTGGGTGTCGAACCGAGCGAGATTGCCAAACGATACGGCGCACTCGGCTACGGCCCCTCGATCTACATCCAGGACCCCGAAGGCAACACAGTCGAACTCAAGGGACCACCGTCACCTCCAAGCAATTAG
- a CDS encoding class I fructose-bisphosphate aldolase translates to MRVTQRVKRILASYEGENPGTKGNLARILMNGKLGGTGRLVILPVDQGFEHGPARSFAPNPAAYDPTYHYQLAVDAGLNAYAAPLGMLEAGADSFAGAIPTILKMNSSNSWAVSKDQAITASVSDALRLGCSAIGFTIYPASDYQFEMMEEIRELSEEAKSCGLAVVIWSYPRGGDLSKAGETAVDVTAYAAHMAALLGATIIKVKPPTDHIEQAEAKKVYEQQKIDVSTLSKRIEHVMQSAFNGRRVVVFSGGAAKDTAGLLDEVRSLRDGGANGSIIGRNTFQRPRSEALALLDSVIKIYQGKL, encoded by the coding sequence ATGCGCGTTACACAGCGTGTCAAACGTATTCTAGCCAGCTACGAGGGTGAAAACCCGGGCACCAAGGGCAATCTCGCGCGTATCCTCATGAACGGTAAGCTCGGTGGCACTGGCCGCTTGGTTATTCTGCCGGTCGACCAAGGCTTTGAGCACGGGCCGGCGCGCAGTTTCGCGCCCAATCCGGCGGCCTATGATCCCACCTATCATTATCAGTTGGCGGTTGACGCCGGGCTGAACGCCTATGCAGCGCCACTGGGTATGCTTGAAGCAGGTGCAGACAGCTTTGCCGGGGCAATCCCGACCATTCTGAAGATGAACAGCTCGAACTCCTGGGCAGTTTCCAAAGACCAGGCCATCACCGCCTCGGTCAGCGATGCCCTGCGCCTCGGCTGTTCGGCCATCGGCTTCACCATCTATCCTGCGTCCGACTACCAGTTCGAGATGATGGAAGAAATTCGCGAACTCAGCGAGGAAGCCAAGTCCTGTGGCCTTGCCGTCGTCATTTGGTCCTACCCACGCGGCGGGGACCTTTCCAAGGCTGGCGAGACGGCGGTTGACGTGACCGCATACGCGGCACATATGGCCGCCCTACTTGGCGCCACCATCATCAAGGTCAAACCGCCAACGGATCATATCGAGCAAGCCGAAGCCAAGAAGGTTTACGAGCAGCAGAAGATTGACGTATCGACCCTATCGAAACGCATTGAGCATGTCATGCAATCTGCCTTTAACGGTCGCCGCGTGGTGGTCTTCTCCGGCGGCGCGGCTAAGGATACCGCGGGTCTTCTGGACGAAGTCCGTTCGCTGCGCGACGGTGGGGCGAATGGGTCGATCATTGGACGCAACACATTCCAGCGGCCCCGCAGCGAGGCGCTTGCCCTGCTCGATTCGGTGATCAAGATCTATCAGGGCAAACTGTAG
- a CDS encoding thiamine phosphate synthase → MSSRLYLATPLALVEGNLSAADFLPQLEAALAGGDIAAVLLRCDSPKATKPLVSDLIALFCPLVQKHDGAFLVEGFLEEAQAAGCDGVQVSGDGKAVQKARDFLDDGAIVGAACGGSRHDAMVAGESGADYVVFGDLSADGQTAEAETLAWWQETMLLPSVAAGAHNLQDAERLAQAGADFILLGEVVWDDPDGPASVVAWFERQLGE, encoded by the coding sequence GTGAGTAGCCGCCTTTATCTCGCCACGCCTCTGGCGTTGGTCGAGGGGAACCTGTCGGCGGCCGACTTCCTGCCGCAACTGGAGGCAGCGCTCGCGGGCGGCGACATTGCGGCGGTGCTTTTGCGTTGTGACAGCCCCAAGGCTACCAAGCCGCTTGTCAGCGATCTGATCGCGCTGTTTTGCCCTCTGGTTCAAAAGCACGATGGCGCGTTCCTGGTGGAGGGCTTCCTGGAGGAAGCACAGGCGGCGGGTTGCGACGGCGTGCAGGTTTCCGGCGACGGAAAGGCCGTTCAAAAGGCTCGCGATTTTTTGGATGATGGCGCAATCGTAGGAGCGGCATGTGGCGGCTCTCGCCATGACGCCATGGTTGCTGGCGAAAGTGGCGCCGATTATGTGGTGTTCGGCGATCTTTCCGCGGATGGTCAGACCGCCGAGGCAGAAACCCTTGCCTGGTGGCAGGAAACAATGCTTCTGCCGAGTGTCGCCGCTGGAGCGCACAACCTGCAGGATGCCGAACGGCTGGCACAAGCCGGTGCGGATTTCATCCTACTGGGAGAAGTGGTCTGGGACGATCCCGATGGCCCGGCTTCCGTGGTTGCCTGGTTTGAGCGACAACTCGGCGAATAG
- the efp gene encoding elongation factor P: protein MKIDGNEIRPGNVIEHNGRIWRAVKVQHVKPGKGGAYAQVELKDLRDGTKLNERFRSAESVERVRLDQKDYQFLFADGDHLTFMDQETYEQISINAELVGDPLPFLSEGMVVAIESYEDDPISVTLPETVVHEIVEADAVVKGQTASSSYKPAVLDNGVRIMVPPHIGVGTRVVVNTIDAAYVERAKD, encoded by the coding sequence ATGAAAATCGACGGCAATGAAATCCGTCCTGGTAATGTTATCGAGCATAACGGACGCATCTGGCGCGCGGTGAAGGTGCAGCATGTGAAGCCCGGCAAGGGCGGCGCCTATGCACAGGTCGAGTTGAAGGACCTGCGCGACGGAACGAAGCTCAACGAGAGATTTCGTTCGGCTGAGTCGGTCGAGCGCGTGCGCCTTGACCAAAAGGATTATCAGTTTCTCTTCGCCGACGGCGATCACCTGACCTTCATGGACCAGGAAACCTACGAACAGATATCGATCAATGCGGAACTGGTGGGCGACCCTCTGCCTTTCCTCAGCGAGGGTATGGTGGTTGCCATCGAAAGCTATGAGGACGATCCGATTAGTGTCACCCTGCCGGAAACAGTGGTGCATGAAATCGTAGAAGCGGACGCGGTGGTCAAAGGTCAGACTGCCTCTTCCTCCTACAAGCCCGCAGTGCTCGACAACGGCGTCAGGATCATGGTGCCGCCACATATCGGCGTAGGCACGCGAGTCGTGGTTAACACGATCGATGCCGCCTATGTGGAACGCGCCAAGGATTGA
- a CDS encoding inositol monophosphatase family protein → MRSPLINVMVKAATKAARRLRRDFGEVENLQVSRKGPADFVSQSDLKAEEIIRQELSVARPEFAFLMEESAGGVTKPGDEPTWVVDPLDGTANFLHGLPHFAVSLALVERGEVTAGVVYDPIKEELFVAERGKGAYLNDRRLRVSGRKRLDESLVATGIPFKGVRDHGLFLAELEAVMAETAGVRRWGVASLDLAYVAAGRYDGYWERDLAAWDWAAGVLIVREAGGYVSQMDGRTFALDGPSILAANPHLHRDLQKLIGRKKSRA, encoded by the coding sequence ATGCGCTCTCCTCTCATCAACGTCATGGTCAAGGCAGCCACAAAGGCCGCCCGTCGCTTGCGACGTGATTTCGGCGAAGTGGAAAACCTTCAGGTCTCGCGTAAGGGACCAGCCGATTTCGTTTCGCAGTCGGACCTGAAAGCGGAAGAGATCATCCGCCAGGAACTCAGTGTTGCACGACCCGAGTTTGCTTTTTTGATGGAGGAATCCGCGGGCGGCGTCACCAAGCCCGGCGACGAGCCAACCTGGGTCGTGGACCCCTTGGACGGTACGGCCAACTTCCTGCATGGTTTGCCGCATTTCGCAGTATCTCTGGCGCTGGTCGAGCGCGGCGAGGTCACTGCCGGCGTCGTTTATGACCCGATCAAAGAAGAACTTTTCGTCGCCGAGCGTGGTAAGGGCGCCTACCTCAATGACCGCCGCCTCCGCGTGTCCGGGCGCAAGCGTCTCGACGAATCCCTTGTGGCGACCGGCATCCCCTTCAAGGGCGTCCGCGACCACGGCCTCTTCCTGGCCGAGCTTGAAGCCGTTATGGCCGAAACCGCGGGCGTCAGGCGTTGGGGAGTGGCATCGCTCGATCTCGCCTATGTGGCCGCCGGACGTTATGACGGCTATTGGGAACGCGACCTGGCGGCCTGGGATTGGGCCGCCGGTGTGCTGATCGTCAGAGAAGCGGGCGGCTATGTATCGCAGATGGACGGCCGCACCTTTGCCTTGGACGGTCCCAGCATCCTCGCGGCAAACCCGCATCTGCACCGCGACCTACAGAAGCTGATCGGACGGAAGAAGAGCCGCGCTTAA
- a CDS encoding OmpA family protein encodes MARSKTIATNLVSASCSRPAAATTAFALLFAFLVLMTTDLAAQTATLKPPPAEPPRSHLTVPMPAPVAEPAPANEPAANPVAESVTAPVTVPAVAPTPVAEPAPVAEPAPNVAPPAEPEFQTIAEPTVEPKTEPAVEPAVEPVIEPVVETAAEAEPTAQPEPAVEPETAAEAQPVTEPETAAAEEPLAEPVPESVAEPVVEPVVEPIAQSSPASEPSVIFAEGSSELDDVGQALLAQVADRMNADPSLRVQVLAYASSEGGEDDNRARRLSLARGLTVRSFLVAQGIRSTRMEIRPLGANLESGPVDRVDIVPVTN; translated from the coding sequence ATGGCGAGAAGCAAGACCATAGCGACCAACCTAGTTTCGGCATCCTGTTCCAGGCCCGCCGCCGCAACGACGGCATTTGCGTTGCTTTTTGCATTCCTGGTTCTCATGACAACGGACCTCGCGGCGCAGACGGCAACCTTGAAGCCGCCACCTGCCGAACCGCCGCGCAGTCATCTTACCGTACCTATGCCAGCACCGGTCGCGGAGCCTGCGCCCGCGAATGAGCCTGCCGCGAACCCCGTGGCTGAGTCCGTGACGGCGCCAGTGACGGTACCGGCCGTTGCGCCCACACCTGTCGCTGAACCGGCGCCTGTCGCTGAACCGGCGCCAAATGTCGCGCCGCCCGCAGAGCCAGAGTTCCAAACCATCGCCGAACCGACGGTCGAGCCGAAAACTGAGCCCGCCGTGGAACCCGCCGTGGAACCCGTTATCGAGCCTGTGGTTGAGACCGCAGCGGAGGCCGAACCAACGGCTCAACCCGAGCCAGCGGTTGAGCCCGAGACCGCAGCTGAAGCCCAGCCTGTCACCGAACCTGAAACTGCCGCAGCCGAGGAGCCCCTGGCAGAACCCGTCCCCGAATCAGTTGCCGAGCCCGTTGTCGAGCCTGTTGTCGAGCCCATTGCACAATCGTCCCCGGCATCAGAACCCTCGGTGATCTTTGCAGAGGGGTCATCCGAGTTGGACGATGTGGGCCAAGCTCTGTTGGCCCAGGTTGCCGATCGCATGAACGCCGACCCTTCGCTTCGAGTTCAGGTTCTTGCCTATGCTTCCTCCGAGGGCGGCGAAGACGACAACCGCGCAAGGCGTTTGTCCTTGGCACGTGGATTGACGGTCCGTTCGTTTCTGGTGGCGCAAGGCATACGTTCAACTCGTATGGAGATACGTCCGCTCGGCGCAAACCTCGAGTCGGGTCCCGTAGACCGTGTAGACATAGTTCCGGTGACGAATTGA